A single Inediibacterium massiliense DNA region contains:
- the nuoF gene encoding NADH-quinone oxidoreductase subunit NuoF translates to MEIYRAHVLICGGTGCTSSGSQKLISTFEEELKKHGLDREIKLVKTGCFGLCEAGPIVIVYPEGAFYSHVKVEDVKRITEEHLLHGKIVKDLLFKDAIEEDKIKSIGEVQFYKKQKRVALRNCGRINPENIREYIAFDGYKALGKALTDMSREEVIDTVKQSGLRGRGGGGFSTGMKWQFTYKAEGDQKYVACNADEGDPGAFMDRSILEGDPHSVIEAMAIAGYAVGANQGYVYIRAEYPIAVNRLQVAIDQAREYGLLGKNIFGKGFDFDVEIRLGAGAFVCGEETALLNSIEGKRGMPRSRPPFPAVKGLWGKPTLLNNVETYANIPQIILNGPKWFSDMGTEKSKGTKVFALGGKINHTGLVEIPMGTTLREIIYEIGGGIPKGKKFKAVQTGGPSGGCVPKEYLDTPIDYDNLIELGSMIGSGGMIVMDEDNCMVDIARFFLDFTVDESCGKCPPCRIGTKRMLEILDKITSGKGELEDIDRLEQLAANIKASALCGLGQTAPNPVLSTLRYFRDEYEAHVIEKRCPAGVCQNLLSYTIDSELCRKCGICASKCPAGCISGLRGKRTFHIDKEKCLKCGACMEACPFDAISKK, encoded by the coding sequence ATGGAAATTTATAGAGCACATGTTCTTATTTGTGGTGGTACAGGATGTACTTCTTCAGGATCTCAAAAATTAATATCTACTTTTGAAGAAGAATTAAAAAAGCATGGATTAGATAGAGAAATAAAATTGGTCAAAACAGGATGTTTCGGTTTGTGTGAAGCAGGTCCTATTGTTATTGTCTATCCAGAAGGAGCTTTTTATAGTCATGTAAAGGTAGAAGATGTAAAAAGAATTACAGAAGAACATTTATTACATGGAAAAATTGTAAAGGATTTATTATTTAAAGATGCTATTGAAGAAGATAAAATTAAATCTATTGGGGAAGTACAGTTTTATAAAAAGCAAAAAAGAGTAGCTTTAAGAAATTGTGGAAGAATCAATCCAGAAAACATAAGAGAATATATTGCTTTTGATGGATATAAAGCTTTAGGAAAAGCTTTAACGGACATGTCTAGAGAAGAAGTCATTGATACTGTTAAACAATCAGGCTTAAGAGGACGTGGAGGTGGTGGATTTAGTACTGGAATGAAGTGGCAATTCACCTATAAAGCAGAGGGAGATCAAAAGTATGTAGCGTGTAATGCAGATGAAGGAGATCCAGGAGCTTTTATGGATAGATCTATATTAGAAGGAGATCCTCATTCTGTTATTGAAGCCATGGCAATAGCTGGATATGCTGTAGGTGCTAATCAAGGGTATGTTTATATAAGAGCAGAATATCCAATTGCAGTCAATCGTCTTCAGGTTGCTATTGATCAAGCAAGGGAATATGGTCTTTTAGGAAAGAACATCTTTGGAAAAGGTTTCGATTTTGATGTAGAAATTAGATTAGGAGCAGGAGCCTTTGTTTGTGGAGAGGAAACAGCTCTTTTAAATTCTATTGAAGGAAAAAGAGGTATGCCAAGGTCAAGACCACCTTTTCCTGCTGTTAAGGGGTTATGGGGAAAACCAACGTTACTTAACAATGTAGAAACTTATGCAAATATTCCTCAAATTATTCTAAATGGTCCTAAGTGGTTTTCAGATATGGGAACGGAAAAATCAAAAGGAACAAAGGTGTTTGCATTAGGAGGAAAAATTAATCACACAGGACTTGTAGAAATTCCTATGGGAACGACTCTAAGAGAGATTATTTATGAAATTGGAGGGGGAATTCCAAAGGGAAAGAAATTTAAAGCTGTACAAACAGGAGGTCCATCAGGAGGTTGTGTGCCTAAAGAATACTTAGATACGCCTATTGATTATGATAACTTAATTGAGTTAGGATCTATGATAGGTTCTGGCGGTATGATTGTTATGGATGAAGACAATTGTATGGTGGATATTGCAAGATTCTTTTTAGATTTTACAGTAGATGAGTCTTGTGGGAAATGTCCTCCTTGTAGAATAGGAACAAAAAGAATGCTTGAAATATTAGATAAGATTACTTCTGGAAAAGGTGAACTTGAAGATATTGATCGATTAGAACAATTAGCTGCAAATATCAAAGCATCTGCTCTTTGTGGACTCGGTCAAACTGCCCCAAATCCAGTTTTATCTACACTAAGATATTTTAGAGATGAATATGAAGCTCATGTAATAGAAAAAAGATGTCCAGCAGGAGTCTGTCAAAATCTTCTATCCTATACCATTGATTCAGAGTTATGTAGAAAATGTGGTATTTGTGCATCAAAATGTCCAGCGGGATGTATTAGTGGACTCAGAGGAAAAAGAACTTTCCATATTGATAAAGAAAAATGCTTAAAGTGCGGTGCTTGTATGGAAGCTTGTCCATTTGACGCCATTTCAAAAAAATAA
- a CDS encoding NADH-dependent [FeFe] hydrogenase, group A6: protein MEKVNLTIDNIKVQVPKDYTILQAAKECGIDIPTLCFLKGINEVGACRVCLVEIEGAKALQASCVYPVSEGMVIKTNSKKVREARKSNVELILSNHNRECLTCVRNKNCELQALAEELGIREIPFEGEKPKSVIDDTSFSIVRDPSKCILCGRCVSTCKKVQNIGILDFVNRGFKTEVAPAFEKSMADSPCVYCGQCIVSCPVGALTEKDDTQKVWDALDNPNLHVVVQTAPAVRAALGEEFGLPIGTRVTGKMVAALKRLGFDKVYDTNFGADLTIMEEGYELLDRIQNGGVLPMITSCSPGWVRYCEYYYPEFIQNLSSCKSPHQMMGAIIKSYYAKNKNIDPSKIFVVSIMPCTSKKTESKRPEMQVDKLRDVDAVLTTRELGRMIKQSRIKFLELEDEKFDQDLLGEYTGAGVIFGATGGVMEAALRTVSDVLEGKTIEKVEYKEIRGIKEIKEAALTIGGKDIKIAVVHGTGAASKLLDLVKSGEKQYDFIEIMGCSGGCVCGGGQPHVSAKTLMEVDVRVERAKALYEEDEILQYRKSHENPQIKKLYEEFLEKPNSHKAHELLHTHYNRKEKFPKDVEECCCEETACGNCNHLSN, encoded by the coding sequence ATGGAAAAAGTAAATTTGACCATTGATAATATAAAAGTTCAAGTTCCAAAGGATTATACTATATTACAAGCTGCTAAAGAATGTGGAATAGATATTCCAACTTTATGTTTTTTAAAAGGAATCAATGAAGTAGGAGCCTGTCGCGTCTGTCTTGTAGAAATTGAAGGCGCAAAAGCATTACAAGCATCTTGTGTATATCCAGTATCTGAAGGTATGGTTATAAAAACAAATAGTAAAAAAGTAAGAGAAGCAAGAAAATCAAATGTAGAACTTATATTATCCAATCATAATAGAGAATGTTTAACTTGTGTAAGAAATAAAAATTGTGAACTACAAGCTTTAGCAGAAGAATTAGGAATCAGAGAAATTCCTTTTGAGGGAGAAAAACCAAAAAGTGTAATAGATGATACATCTTTTTCTATTGTAAGGGATCCAAGTAAGTGTATTCTTTGTGGAAGATGTGTAAGTACTTGTAAAAAGGTGCAAAATATAGGAATTTTAGATTTTGTGAATAGAGGATTTAAAACAGAAGTAGCTCCTGCATTTGAAAAAAGTATGGCAGATTCACCTTGCGTTTATTGTGGCCAATGTATTGTTAGTTGTCCAGTAGGGGCATTAACAGAAAAAGATGATACACAAAAGGTATGGGATGCTTTAGATAATCCAAATCTTCATGTAGTAGTACAAACAGCACCTGCAGTAAGAGCAGCTTTAGGAGAAGAATTTGGACTTCCTATCGGAACAAGAGTAACAGGAAAAATGGTGGCAGCTTTAAAGAGATTAGGTTTTGATAAAGTATACGATACAAATTTTGGAGCAGATTTGACGATTATGGAAGAAGGCTATGAGCTTTTAGATCGAATACAAAATGGTGGAGTATTACCTATGATTACTTCTTGTTCTCCTGGTTGGGTAAGATATTGTGAATATTATTATCCAGAATTTATTCAGAATCTATCTAGTTGTAAATCACCTCATCAAATGATGGGTGCTATTATTAAATCTTATTATGCAAAAAATAAAAATATTGATCCTTCTAAAATATTTGTAGTATCTATTATGCCATGTACTTCTAAAAAAACTGAGTCTAAAAGACCTGAGATGCAAGTAGACAAATTAAGAGATGTAGATGCTGTTTTAACTACAAGAGAGCTAGGTAGAATGATCAAGCAATCAAGAATCAAGTTTTTAGAGCTTGAAGATGAAAAATTTGATCAAGATTTATTAGGAGAGTACACTGGAGCTGGAGTGATCTTTGGTGCTACAGGAGGAGTGATGGAAGCTGCCTTAAGAACAGTTTCTGATGTATTGGAAGGAAAAACTATTGAAAAAGTTGAGTATAAAGAAATAAGAGGGATCAAGGAAATTAAAGAAGCAGCCTTGACCATTGGAGGAAAAGATATTAAAATTGCTGTAGTACATGGAACAGGTGCTGCATCTAAATTATTAGATTTAGTAAAATCAGGAGAAAAACAATATGATTTTATAGAAATTATGGGATGTAGTGGAGGTTGTGTCTGTGGAGGAGGTCAGCCTCATGTATCTGCTAAAACATTGATGGAGGTAGATGTAAGGGTTGAAAGAGCCAAAGCATTGTATGAAGAAGATGAAATTTTACAATATAGAAAATCCCATGAGAATCCACAAATCAAAAAATTATATGAAGAATTTTTAGAAAAACCAAATAGTCATAAAGCCCATGAGTTATTGCATACTCATTATAATAGAAAAGAAAAATTTCCAAAGGATGTAGAAGAATGTTGTTGTGAAGAAACAGCTTGTGGAAATTGTAATCATTTATCTAACTAA
- a CDS encoding TM1266 family iron-only hydrogenase system putative regulator has product MNKRIGVIAIIVEDKESVDMVNKFLSDFGEIIVGRMGVPYKEKQVSVISIIVDGTTDEIGALTGKLGRLKGVSVKSALTQK; this is encoded by the coding sequence ATGAACAAAAGAATAGGAGTTATTGCAATTATTGTTGAAGATAAAGAAAGTGTAGATATGGTGAATAAATTTTTAAGTGATTTTGGAGAGATTATTGTAGGGAGAATGGGGGTACCTTATAAAGAAAAGCAAGTCAGTGTCATATCTATCATTGTAGATGGTACAACAGATGAGATAGGGGCCCTCACAGGAAAATTAGGAAGATTAAAAGGAGTTAGTGTAAAAAGTGCACTCACTCAAAAATAG
- the hydG gene encoding [FeFe] hydrogenase H-cluster radical SAM maturase HydG translates to MSTYHIIDEEKINKLLIEGKKASKSEVLDIIKKARDCYGLSLEEVGVLLQVEDEDLLNELFQTARYIKETIYGNRIVLFAPLYTSNECTNNCLYCGFRMENKLLHRRTLSPEEIVHEAKAIESQGHKRILLVCGEDAKKTHIDHIVDGVTAIYENADIRRINVNAAPMTVEDFKKLKKCGIGTFQIFQETYHRETYKKMHPTGAKKDYDYRLTAVERAFQAGIDDFGIGPLLGLYDYKFDILGTLMHSQYMDQKYSVGPHTISVPRLRPALGSKLKEIPFPITDEEFKKIIAVLRLTVPYTGMILSTREAPHLRDELINLGISQISAGSRINPGGYEEDDRDATQFEVNDERSLDEMLRVIVKNGHLPSFCTACYRNHRTGEAFMELAKDAHIHEFCHPNAILTFKENLVSYASEQTKEIGEKMIKEEINKIENEKIKEETIKRIKQIEEGQKDLYF, encoded by the coding sequence ATGAGCACTTATCATATTATCGATGAAGAAAAAATCAATAAATTATTAATAGAAGGAAAAAAAGCTAGTAAAAGTGAAGTTTTAGATATTATCAAAAAAGCAAGAGATTGTTATGGATTATCTTTAGAAGAAGTGGGGGTATTGCTTCAAGTAGAAGATGAGGATCTATTGAATGAATTGTTTCAAACTGCAAGATATATAAAGGAGACTATATATGGAAATCGAATTGTTTTGTTTGCTCCTTTGTATACAAGTAATGAATGTACAAACAATTGCCTTTATTGTGGATTTAGAATGGAAAATAAATTGCTTCATAGAAGAACTCTTTCACCAGAAGAAATTGTACATGAGGCAAAAGCTATTGAATCTCAAGGCCATAAACGAATTTTATTAGTCTGTGGAGAAGACGCTAAAAAGACTCATATTGATCATATTGTAGATGGAGTCACAGCTATTTATGAAAATGCAGACATTCGAAGAATTAATGTAAATGCGGCTCCTATGACTGTGGAGGATTTTAAAAAGTTAAAAAAATGCGGAATAGGAACTTTTCAAATTTTTCAAGAGACTTATCATAGAGAAACGTATAAAAAAATGCATCCAACAGGAGCTAAAAAAGATTACGATTATCGTTTGACTGCTGTGGAGAGAGCTTTTCAAGCAGGAATTGACGATTTTGGAATTGGTCCTTTGTTAGGTCTTTATGATTATAAATTTGATATATTAGGCACATTAATGCATTCTCAATATATGGATCAAAAATATAGTGTAGGGCCTCATACTATATCTGTTCCAAGACTTAGACCAGCTCTTGGCTCAAAGCTTAAAGAGATTCCTTTCCCTATTACAGATGAAGAATTTAAAAAAATTATAGCGGTACTTCGTCTTACAGTTCCTTATACAGGAATGATTCTTTCTACAAGAGAAGCACCGCATCTTCGTGATGAACTCATCAATTTAGGAATTTCTCAAATATCTGCAGGATCCAGAATCAATCCAGGAGGATATGAAGAGGATGATCGAGATGCTACTCAATTTGAAGTCAATGATGAAAGAAGCTTAGATGAGATGCTTCGTGTTATTGTAAAGAATGGGCATCTTCCAAGCTTTTGTACAGCTTGTTATAGAAATCATAGAACAGGAGAAGCTTTTATGGAGCTTGCAAAGGATGCGCATATTCATGAATTTTGTCATCCAAATGCTATTCTTACATTTAAAGAAAATTTAGTTTCTTATGCTTCAGAACAAACGAAGGAAATAGGAGAAAAAATGATCAAAGAAGAAATAAATAAAATAGAAAATGAAAAAATAAAGGAAGAAACTATAAAAAGAATAAAACAAATAGAAGAAGGACAAAAAGATTTATACTTTTAG
- the hydE gene encoding [FeFe] hydrogenase H-cluster radical SAM maturase HydE → MIKHYLIMAASTNYMLRGDQCLKEAGIKTLLVPAPSEYGSVCATAIKIKKEDLEKVKEILKEKNIKLSGIYEDKPKRLLGLLEKLSQDMISDEFLKILKKIENGEELNFEEIVILLKTDRKAEIDAIFKASDQMRKEIVGDVVDIRGAIEFSNICRRNCKYCGIRKDINIHRYRMTEDEILEVVHEMNHMGLKTVILQSGEDLWWTSEKIVSLIQRIKKETGMRITLSIGERSKEEYALYKKMGANNFLLKIETTNKEIFRFIHPDDDFDERLQCSKWLKELGYLNGSGNMLGLPGQRVEDIAKDILFFKEMGINMIGIGPFLPVEGTPFEEYPIGSVEMTLRAVAVTRIVCKRVFLPATTALASIDPDGQTKALQAGANTIMLINTPPKYRYNYQIYTDKNMVDLDSAYKAIKESNRKLPPYIKKEV, encoded by the coding sequence ATGATCAAACACTATCTAATCATGGCAGCATCTACTAATTATATGTTAAGAGGGGATCAGTGTTTAAAGGAGGCAGGAATCAAAACCTTATTGGTTCCTGCTCCTTCTGAATATGGATCTGTTTGTGCTACAGCCATAAAAATAAAAAAAGAGGATTTAGAAAAAGTAAAAGAAATATTAAAAGAAAAAAATATAAAATTAAGTGGAATTTATGAGGACAAGCCAAAAAGACTTTTAGGACTTTTAGAAAAGCTCTCTCAAGATATGATTTCAGATGAATTTTTAAAGATTTTGAAAAAAATAGAAAATGGAGAAGAGTTAAATTTTGAAGAGATTGTGATTTTACTCAAAACAGATCGTAAAGCAGAGATAGATGCAATTTTTAAAGCTTCAGATCAAATGAGAAAAGAAATTGTTGGAGATGTAGTAGATATAAGAGGAGCCATTGAGTTTTCAAATATTTGTAGAAGAAATTGCAAATACTGTGGGATCAGAAAAGATATAAATATTCATAGATATAGAATGACTGAAGATGAAATATTAGAGGTTGTTCATGAAATGAATCATATGGGACTAAAAACTGTGATTTTACAATCAGGAGAAGATCTATGGTGGACAAGTGAGAAGATAGTATCTTTGATTCAAAGAATCAAAAAAGAAACAGGGATGAGAATTACTCTAAGTATAGGAGAAAGATCAAAAGAAGAATATGCTCTTTATAAGAAAATGGGAGCCAATAACTTTTTATTAAAGATTGAAACTACCAATAAAGAAATTTTTAGATTTATTCATCCAGATGATGACTTTGATGAAAGGCTACAGTGTTCTAAATGGTTAAAAGAGCTTGGATATTTAAATGGATCGGGAAATATGCTTGGTCTTCCAGGACAGAGAGTAGAAGATATTGCAAAAGATATTTTATTCTTTAAAGAAATGGGCATTAATATGATAGGAATAGGACCTTTTCTTCCTGTAGAGGGCACTCCTTTTGAAGAATATCCTATAGGTTCTGTTGAAATGACGCTAAGAGCCGTAGCAGTCACAAGAATTGTATGTAAAAGAGTGTTTCTTCCTGCTACAACTGCATTAGCTAGCATTGATCCAGATGGACAAACGAAGGCTTTACAGGCAGGGGCGAATACAATTATGCTTATTAATACTCCTCCTAAGTATAGATATAATTATCAAATTTATACAGATAAAAATATGGTAGATTTAGATAGTGCTTATAAAGCTATCAAAGAGTCAAATAGGAAATTGCCACCCTATATTAAAAAGGAGGTTTAA
- the hydF gene encoding [FeFe] hydrogenase H-cluster maturation GTPase HydF — protein sequence MQDTPRSNRLHISLFGKRNVGKSSLINSLTNQDIALVSNVAGTTTDPVYKSMEILPIGPVVLIDTAGIDDIGNLGKLRIQKTHEVLNKTELALLIFTKEITSFEKDMLQRMKEKNIPLIGVMNKIDEKDVEESILIEWEKVYDIPFVKVSAKTKYGIENLKETIIKVADIKKHEKVIVGDLIDEGDFVVLVTPIDKAAPKGRLILPQQQTIRDIIDHGGIAIVTRETELTKTLKDIGKKPKMVITDSQAFKKVDELTPIDIPLTSFSILFARYKGDLETLVLGANKIKNLKEGSNVLICEGCTHHRQEGDIGKDKIPKWIENTAGAKLNFEWLSGTSYPDEENIKKYDLIVHCGGCMLNPKEMEFRIKKSNEYHIPIVNYGVLIGLATGVLNRALDLFPNIKEKFK from the coding sequence ATGCAGGATACACCAAGAAGCAACAGACTACACATTTCATTATTTGGAAAAAGAAATGTAGGAAAATCAAGTCTTATCAATAGTTTAACCAATCAAGATATAGCACTTGTATCCAATGTAGCAGGAACAACCACAGATCCTGTTTATAAGTCTATGGAGATACTCCCTATAGGTCCTGTAGTATTAATAGATACAGCGGGAATAGATGATATTGGAAACCTAGGGAAATTAAGAATACAAAAAACTCATGAGGTTCTTAATAAAACAGAGCTTGCTTTACTTATTTTTACAAAAGAAATAACTTCCTTTGAAAAAGATATGCTTCAAAGAATGAAAGAAAAAAATATTCCGTTGATAGGAGTCATGAATAAAATAGATGAAAAAGATGTAGAAGAATCTATTTTAATAGAATGGGAAAAAGTATATGATATTCCCTTTGTAAAGGTAAGTGCAAAGACAAAATATGGAATAGAAAATTTAAAAGAAACCATTATAAAAGTAGCAGATATCAAAAAACATGAAAAAGTAATTGTAGGAGATTTAATAGATGAAGGAGATTTTGTAGTATTGGTAACTCCTATAGATAAAGCAGCACCAAAGGGAAGACTAATACTTCCTCAGCAGCAAACCATAAGAGATATTATTGATCATGGAGGTATTGCTATTGTTACAAGGGAGACGGAGCTTACAAAGACATTAAAAGATATTGGAAAAAAACCTAAAATGGTCATTACGGATTCTCAAGCTTTTAAAAAAGTAGACGAATTGACTCCAATAGATATTCCTCTTACATCATTTTCTATTTTATTTGCAAGATACAAAGGGGATTTGGAAACTTTAGTACTTGGAGCAAATAAAATAAAAAATTTAAAAGAAGGAAGTAACGTTTTAATTTGTGAAGGATGTACTCATCATAGACAAGAAGGAGATATAGGAAAAGATAAAATTCCAAAATGGATAGAAAATACAGCAGGAGCAAAATTAAATTTTGAATGGCTTAGTGGAACCTCTTATCCAGATGAAGAAAATATCAAAAAATATGATTTGATTGTTCATTGTGGAGGTTGTATGTTAAATCCTAAGGAAATGGAGTTTAGAATCAAAAAATCCAATGAATATCATATTCCTATTGTAAATTATGGAGTATTGATAGGATTGGCTACAGGAGTATTAAATCGTGCATTAGATTTATTTCCAAATATAAAAGAAAAATTTAAATAG
- a CDS encoding peroxiredoxin, with protein sequence MAERMIGKAAPHFEMKTIDGAGENFGKVSLEDYKGKWLVMFFYPLDFTFVCPTEITGFNKRIEDFKKLGAEILGVSTDSEHSHKAWIHTPGEKGGLGKLEFPLASDKTHQVSKDYGILIEEDGIALRGLFIIDPNGILKYSVIHDLNVGRSADETLRVLQGLQSGGLCPLDWNPGDAQL encoded by the coding sequence ATGGCTGAAAGAATGATAGGAAAGGCTGCTCCCCATTTTGAAATGAAAACAATAGATGGAGCAGGAGAAAATTTTGGAAAAGTTTCATTAGAGGACTACAAAGGAAAATGGCTTGTGATGTTTTTTTATCCACTAGATTTTACTTTTGTGTGTCCAACAGAAATTACTGGCTTTAATAAAAGAATAGAAGATTTTAAAAAGCTAGGTGCTGAAATTTTAGGAGTAAGTACAGATAGTGAACATTCTCACAAAGCATGGATTCATACTCCCGGGGAAAAAGGAGGACTTGGAAAACTTGAATTTCCATTAGCTTCTGATAAAACACATCAAGTATCCAAAGATTATGGCATATTAATAGAAGAAGATGGTATTGCTTTAAGAGGATTATTTATTATTGATCCAAATGGCATTTTGAAATACTCTGTCATCCATGATTTAAATGTAGGAAGAAGTGCAGACGAAACATTAAGAGTATTACAAGGGCTACAATCTGGAGGATTATGTCCTCTTGATTGGAATCCCGGAGATGCACAATTATAA
- a CDS encoding HD-GYP domain-containing protein — protein MFFKYVDFFLHRIALKSIDTLNHCIRVSKLSMKIGHSFDLSQKDMKDLLIASLLHDIGKIGIPQEILNKPNSLTKNEYEIIKTHCEIGMEYLSEVNIFNDISHIILYHHERYDGQGYPYGLIGNHIPFLSRIIAVADSFDAMISPRVYKKQISIPQALNEIFKNRGTQFDTTIADQFIKIIKP, from the coding sequence TTGTTTTTTAAATATGTTGATTTTTTTTTACATAGGATCGCTTTAAAGTCTATAGATACATTAAATCATTGTATTAGAGTTTCTAAATTATCCATGAAAATAGGTCATTCATTTGATCTTTCTCAAAAAGATATGAAAGACTTATTGATTGCATCCCTTTTACATGATATAGGTAAAATCGGCATTCCACAGGAAATATTAAATAAACCAAATTCATTAACAAAAAACGAATATGAAATTATAAAAACACACTGTGAAATAGGCATGGAATATTTATCTGAAGTCAATATATTTAATGATATATCTCATATTATTTTGTATCACCATGAGAGATACGATGGACAAGGGTATCCATATGGATTAATTGGAAATCATATTCCTTTTTTATCTAGAATTATAGCTGTAGCCGATTCTTTTGATGCTATGATATCACCAAGAGTTTATAAAAAGCAAATAAGTATTCCACAAGCATTAAACGAAATTTTTAAAAATAGAGGTACTCAGTTTGACACCACTATTGCAGATCAATTCATAAAAATAATAAAACCATAA
- a CDS encoding helix-turn-helix domain-containing protein, whose translation MAKYTNFGICLNELLNITNIKVRQLANAINVDPSLISKWKTGQRKIVTHSNYLKNISNYLSEHIHNEYQKNDIIHIANQFKFYMDVENFNGMNNYIYELLLGLLQDYKKNNVMNSDFHEAQEKSFYDLNYMSNFELIKGEENIINTGMALLKSIPEKPYHIKEPIVITFFTEFKCNSYLEKVYSQWNDVLLEVQKKGWSIYKVVNINNNAERNKKIINELLNNIFSEKYNLYFWNKYDIVLQYREIMFIPNTGTLIVFFNRKSKKMDNAFLIKDIHALEVFQDYLSLNNKYLSSLIIDKVKFTSPNILENFTVYENLNGNRFIYNWCFHSISIPEELYDKIFLLYNKTIKEKELSLFIEKQKNVKKDFHIQIQSYKFIEIYSKDFIENLVKTSKEPGAYLNSYDVYILLKNIIYMLENYENYNIALINDQEKSIFDDFSWMIKESNVVLIHNFHQPIEENEKVCISITEPTMVHYVTNCFKEMLNEIAPFNKEKKNVISWFKIQMKYL comes from the coding sequence ATGGCAAAATATACAAACTTCGGTATATGTCTCAATGAACTACTTAATATTACGAATATTAAGGTAAGGCAATTAGCTAATGCAATCAATGTAGATCCTTCTTTAATAAGTAAATGGAAAACAGGCCAAAGAAAAATAGTTACTCATTCTAATTATTTAAAAAATATTTCTAATTATTTGTCTGAACATATTCATAATGAATATCAAAAAAATGACATTATACATATTGCAAACCAATTTAAATTTTATATGGATGTTGAGAATTTTAATGGTATGAATAATTATATATATGAGCTTTTGTTAGGGCTGTTACAAGATTACAAAAAAAATAATGTGATGAATTCTGATTTTCATGAAGCACAGGAAAAGAGTTTTTATGATTTGAATTATATGAGTAATTTTGAATTGATAAAAGGTGAAGAGAACATCATTAATACAGGTATGGCTCTTTTAAAATCTATACCTGAAAAACCGTATCATATAAAAGAACCTATTGTTATTACATTTTTTACTGAATTTAAATGTAACTCTTATCTTGAGAAGGTTTATTCTCAATGGAATGATGTTTTACTAGAAGTTCAAAAAAAAGGTTGGTCTATTTATAAAGTGGTCAATATAAATAATAATGCAGAAAGAAATAAGAAAATTATAAATGAACTCTTAAATAATATATTCTCTGAAAAATATAATTTATATTTTTGGAATAAATATGATATTGTACTTCAATATAGAGAAATTATGTTTATTCCTAATACGGGTACTTTGATCGTTTTTTTTAATAGAAAATCAAAAAAAATGGATAATGCTTTCTTAATTAAAGATATTCATGCATTAGAAGTTTTTCAAGATTATCTTTCTCTAAATAATAAATACTTATCATCTTTAATTATAGATAAAGTCAAATTTACAAGCCCAAATATATTAGAAAATTTTACAGTTTATGAAAATTTAAATGGGAATAGATTTATTTATAATTGGTGCTTTCATTCTATATCTATTCCAGAGGAACTTTATGATAAAATTTTTTTATTATACAACAAAACCATAAAAGAAAAAGAGTTATCATTATTTATAGAAAAACAAAAAAATGTAAAAAAAGATTTTCATATACAGATTCAAAGCTATAAATTCATAGAGATATATTCTAAAGATTTTATCGAAAATTTAGTGAAAACTAGCAAAGAACCTGGCGCATATTTAAATTCTTATGATGTATACATACTTTTAAAAAATATAATATATATGCTTGAGAATTATGAGAATTACAATATAGCTTTAATAAATGATCAAGAAAAAAGCATTTTCGATGATTTTTCTTGGATGATTAAAGAGTCTAATGTTGTACTTATTCATAATTTTCATCAACCTATTGAAGAAAATGAAAAGGTTTGCATATCTATTACAGAGCCCACTATGGTTCATTATGTTACAAATTGTTTTAAGGAAATGTTAAATGAAATTGCTCCTTTTAATAAAGAAAAAAAAAATGTTATTTCATGGTTTAAAATTCAGATGAAATATTTATAA